Part of the Leptospira langatensis genome is shown below.
ATTGCGAGAAAGAAGCCGCTGTTTACAAAGCGCAAGCTGATAAGTACTAAGAGCGTTCTTTCGCCCTTGAAATAAAAAAACCCGTCTTACGACGGGTTTTTTTATTTCAGACCAAAACTTGTAAAGAAAGATCAACCGAATCTTTCGCTCAAAAGTTTCACCACCTGTTCCGGTCTCATGTTTGCCTGGGCAAGCATTGCGACACCGCTCTTGGTCAGGATCTGATTCTTTGTAAAGTCCACGATATGTTCCGCCATATCAGCGTCCCTTACCCGGCTTTCTGCAGAAACCATATTGATATAATTGGCCTGCAGTCCTTCGGCAGTGATCTCCAAACGGTTGTAATAAGCTCCTAGATCGGATCTCTGTTTATTCACCTTTTGGATCGCATTGTCCAGGATCCCGATCATCGCATTCGAAGAGGCTGGGGTGGAGAGTGTTTGCTTCTTGCCGTTACTCTCCAATTGAAGAGCTCCCGCATTCATCGCGTCCACGAAAATCTCCAGCTTCTCATTCTGGTTTGGTCCCACATGCAATTGGATCGGATTCTTAGAATCCTTAGAATAGGAGCCACTCAAAGGACGGATTTTATTGAACTCGGCGGTCTTACCCAAACGGTCCACTTCCTCGATGAGCTGATCCACTTCCAATTGCACTAGTTTGCGATCGTCGTCGGAATAAATTCCGTTGGAAGTTTGGATGGAGAGTTCCCTTAGTCTTTGGAGAATATTATTCACCTGTTCCAGGTTCCCTTCGGTCACCTGGATAAAGGACACTCCGTCCATTACGTTTCTTTCTGCCTGGGCAATTCCTCGAATTTGGGTACGCATTCTCTCGGAGACTGAGAAACCCAATGCATCGTCACCGGCACGATTGATCCTCATTCCGGTAGAAAGCTTTTCGGTAGTCTTGTCCAGCTCGTGATTGACAGTCTTCAGTACATTATTTGTACGAAGAGCGCTGATGTTGTGATTGATGATCATCAACAACCTCCCTGTAGCTAGAGCCCGGATCCGTCCGGACCATATTTCGGGGTTTTAGGAGGTGAGAAGCCTCCCGGGCACCCCGGTTTCCACTGCGAATTTCACTCCCTTTTTTTTGTGGGGAGATTTTTTTTACGATTTTCCCTAAAGACTAAAGCCCTGAATGGCGATATTCCAAATACAGGGAAAACCGCCCTCATCCTACTACCCGGCTTCCTCGTTCGCAACTTTTTTTCTAACAAACCCGCTTTTCTGGGGGAAATTTCTGTCCTTTTTCTGATTCTGTCCCCTAAACAAAGGCCCTTATATGAAAATCTATACCAAAAAAGGGGATTCCGGGACCACTTCTCTCGCATCCGGATCCCGGGTCTCTAAGTCCGACAAACGAGTTGAGTTGTATGGGACCGCAGATGAATTGAACTCTTCTTTAGGAGTAGCGCTATCCTTTCTAAAGGAAGACTCCGCACTCCGCCACGGTTTGGAGAATATTCAAAATTTGTTATTTGAATTGGGATCCGAACTAGCAGGATATAAGAAAAAGGACAATACTTCCTGCATTTTAGAGGAAGATATACTCTCCTTAGAAAAAGAAATAGATCTTTGGGAGGAATCCTTGGTTCCTTTAAAGAGTTTCATTCTGCCAGGAGGCTCGGCTGGATCTTCCTTCTTGCATGTTTCCAGGACCCTGGCCAGAAGATTAGAAAGAGATTTGGTGCGCTATAAGGACGAAGGAAACGAGGTCTTCCCGGAAGATCTTCGCTTCTTGAACAGACTATCCGATTATTTGTTTGTAGCGGCAAGATTTGCCAATTTCGAATCTAAAATTGCGGAGCCTCAATGGAAGTCCAGAGCCAAGGGTCAATAAAACATCCGAAAGGTCTATTCGTCCTATTCTTCGTAGAAATGTGGGAAAGGTTTTCTTTCTATGGAATGAGAGCCTTGCTCGTATTATTCCTTACCAAGTCTTGGCTCATGCAAGACCAGGAAGCGAATCGGATCTACGGAGTCTATAACGGATTCGTGTATTTAACTCCGATCCTAGGAGGATTTCTCGCAGATCGTTTCTTGGGGTATCGTCGTTCCATTTTTATAGGCGCGACCCTCATGATGTTCGGTCATCTTTCCTTAGCATTGGATCAGGTTTCTACTTTCTATCTGGGGCTTGGGCTTCTGATCCTAGGAAACGGTTTCTTCAAACCCTGTATCTCCACGGTAGTAGGGAGGATCTATGAATTGGAAGGCAAACCGGATCTAAAAGACTCCGGCTTCACCATCTTCTATTTCGGGATCAATACAGGAGCAGTACTCGGAACCTGGGCCTGCGCAAATCTCGCCGAATACAAGGGCTGGCATTATGGGTTCGGAGTAGCGGCCTTAGGAATGCTCATAGGTCTCATCATCTTTGGGACATTCGGAAGAAGGGTAAACGCAGAAGCGTTCTCCCCAACCGAGATCGAAAAGACCGCATCGAACGATTCGGAAGAAGACAAGACAAAGAACCGAGAAAGGATCTATGCGATCCTAGTCTTCTCGGCGGTGACCATTACTTTCTGGGCGTCTTTCGAGCAGATGGGATCTTCACTCAACCTGATCATAGACAGATATGTGGATCGAAATATAATGGGTTGGGAGATCCCGGCGGCAAATTACCAATCCCTAAATCCCATTTTCGTAATGAGCTTGGCACTAGTCGTTTCTTGGATCTGGAAAAAATTCGAAGAGGCAGGAAGACATGTTTCTACCATTACAAAATTCTGTTTTGGCCTCGGGATCTTGGGCACCGGATATTTAATCCTGAGTTTTGCCACTTCCCATAATACGGAGAAATTTTCCTCTATCTGGATCATTCTCGCCATCTTGTTGCATACGATCGGGGAATTATTCGTTTCGCCGGTAGGCCTCTCTTTAGTCACAAAATTAGCCCCAAATAAGATCGCATCCATGATGATGGGGATCTGGTTCTTAGCGACATTCTTTGCGCATATTCTCGCCGGAGAACTTGCCGGAATGATGGGTGGAAGAGAATCTCTTTCCGGATTCTTTTTGATCTTCTTCTTATTGCCGAGTGCAGCTTCCTTCGGACTATTCTTATTTAGAAAGAAACTAGAGACTTGGATGCACGGGATCAAATGAGGATCTGGCTCCTTCTTCTTTTCCTATTTGCACAGGTTTCTTTGCAGGCGGATCCATTTGAGGAGCTGCTAAAAAGCGATTGGAACCAGTCCCAGACACTTCTTATCAAGAATTCTGTCTTCCAAAGATTAGGAAGAAGGGCAAACGAGAAAGATGTACTGAAGATCACTAAGAATGTGATCCCTTGGGCAATCTTAGAAGGAGTCACTCCGGAAAAAACCGCTGATCTGATCGTAAACCTGGACTACGCGGTTCGGCAAGGACTTACCTTTGAAGAGGCAGAAGACGCAATCCCGGTCATGTCCAAGAGAGATCTCTCCAAAGAGGATTTCAGTTATATAGGACTCTACTTCAAGGAAACCAAAAAGGCTTTCATCCGAGAAGAGGTCCGAAATCGGTTCGTAGAAGCTGCCCTAGAAAAGAATTGGGACGGACTCTCTATCCTGGCAGGAGGGAGAGCTCTCATTGCAGGGAAGCTCGTGGATTTTCCTCAGAATAGATTGGCAACTAAGGTATTGTCTTCTCTTCCTGCAAAAGGAAGAACTGTTCCTTTCGATAAATTAGAAGCAGGTTTTAAGAATTCGTTAGATTCCAAATTGGAAGGTGGATCTTATATACTTCTTTCTAATTTAAAGAAATTGCATGCAGGAGAGAAGGCAAGCGAGCCTAAGAATCTAGGGAACGCTCGTGCGATCGACTCTTCTCTGGATGAGGTAGGCGGAATCGTCATAGGAGAAAGGCCTAAATTCGAACCTTTGCCGGATGCACCTCTCGTTCCAAATCTTCCCGAGCCCGGAGAATCTTCCGATTACGACAAGCCGACAAAAGAAGGCTGGGAAACTCTCTCCGCTTCTTCCCTTAGAAAAGTAGCAGGGGAATGGGTGGGCACTCCTTACAAATGGGCAAACGCTGCCAAGACCGGAACGGACTGCTCCGGTTTTACGTACAGGGTTTTAACCGACGGCAGGATTGGAGTTCCTGAAAAAATGGTATCTCGCGCTTCTAGTGCGCAAACTAAAATGGGAACTGGAGTGACTCACGAGGAAATGAGAGCAGGGGATCTCATCTTCTTCTCCGCTTCCCCCAACCAGTCCAAGGTGACTCACGTGGGAATGGTTCTATCCAAGGAAGAATTCGCACATGCTTCTTCTTCTCGCGGTGTGGTCATAGATAAGATCGCAATGAAGTGGTGGATCGATCGATTCGTTCTTTCCAGAAGAGTTTTTAAGAAGGTCATTGACTGAGCCAAAACTTAAAAGCTTTAAATAGAATGAATGCTCCAGGGATTTCGTATCCATTCTGAATGATAAAAACGTTCGGACCTGACTTTTCATTCTCTCGAATTTACTTAGATCATTCTCCCAAATTCATTTCTTCAACAATATTTGCAAGCAACTGCGCTTTAGCGATCTGATCCGGATGGGCAAGAATTTCCTGCTTTTTCTGAAAATTGAAATTTAAGATAGAAGAGATAAAGTCCACGGGAAACGGATGGTTCCAAAGATCGTTCATTCTTAGGATCAGATCTTCCTTGGCTCCTTCCGACAGAAGGATACGTTTCGTAAGATACAAGATCCGATCGAAAGTCTCTACGAATAATTGATCTTCTATATAATCGGAATTCGGTTCTATCTTTTCGACGATCCCGATCCGAAACGGATCCATGGTCTCGTAACTTTCTAGTTTTGCGATCCCCTTTCCCTCCAGAAGAATATTCGATCTTCCGTCCGGAAGCGGATCCTTTCGGACAATAGTTCCCCAACCGAATATAGTCTCTATCTCCGGATGTGGATCTTTCGGATTGAAATGCTCCATTTTGATCGGAGCTATGGCCATCTCTTCTCCCGACTCGGAACAATAATCCAACATCATTCTATAGCGAGGCTCGAATATATGTAGAGGAAGAAAGGTCCCGGGAAATAGTATCACTTCGGGCAGAGGAAAGATCGGAATTGTAGTTCTTGACACCTAGGATTTATCCTAACCTGTTGAAGTGAAAACGCAAATAAAATAGTTCTAGCGGTTTAAAATTGTATTATTTAGATAAAAACAGATATTTAGACGCCGCCTCCCGCTTGGGAAAAACAAAGATCATCGTGATCGGCGATCTGATCCTAGACGAGTACTTGATCGGAGAAGTGAATCGGATCTCTCCGGAAGCTCCTGTTCCTGTCGTCTGGGTCCGAAATGAAAAAACCACCCTGGGGGGAGCGGGAAACGTAGTAAAAAATTTCTCTCGTCTAGGTGTTCGCTCTTTCGTTCTGGGAAGAGCGGGGAATGACCAGACTGCAAATGTACTAGAAGATCTACTTCTCGCAGAAAACACGCAAGTAGACAAGAACAAGATCATTCGCTCCGAAAGAGTCCCCACCATCTTAAAGACGAGAGTGATCGCAGGCCATCAACAAGTCTGTAGGATCGATCGAGAGGAAACTCATCCTCTCTCAAAAGAAGAAGAGAAGGAACTCATTCGAGTCTTTGCAGAAAGGATACAAGAATCGGATGCAGTCGTTCTATCGGATTACGATAAAGGAACTCTGACTCCCAATCTGATCCGAGAGATCATTGATATTGCCGTAAAACATAAGAAGATCGTAACCGTAGATCCTCAGGTCTCTCATTTCTTCCAATATGATCAAGCCACGGTCATGACCCCGAACCATCATGAAGCAGGGAAGGCACTCGGGATCAAATTAGAATCCGACGAGCAAGTCGAAAATGCCGCAAGAGAGATCGCGGAGAAATTGCATTCTCCTTCTATGATGATCACTAGAGGGGAGAAGGGAATGAGCCTGTATCTTTCTTCTGAAAAAAAGATCTTTCATATTCCCACAGTGGCCAAGGAAGTATTCGATGTTACCGGTGCTGGAGATACTGTGATCTCCGTGTACACAGCTTTTCTTGCCGCGGGATTAAACGAATTAGAGTCCTCAATCGTTTCGAATGCTGCCGCTGGAGTAGTAGTCGGAAAACTGGGAGCGGAAACCGTTTCTCCGGAAGAACTCTTAGAAGCTTTGGAAAAAAGAGGAAGCTTTCGCCTGTGAATTCCTTCTCCCAATGTTTGGAAAAGATCATTCCCTTCTCGGAAGCCAAACAGGTCTCCGAGAAGATCCGCAAAGAGAAGAAGATCGTTTTCACGAACGGAGTATTCGACCTGGTGCACAAGGGTCATCTTACCTATCTTGCGCAGGCAAGGGATCTAGGGGATTGTCTTTGGGTGGGATTGAATTCGGATAGCTCTGTGAAGAGACTCAAAGGTCCGGAACGACCGGTAAATCCGGAAGAGGACCGGGCCCTTCTTCTTTCCTGCCTGAGTTTTGTGGATTTTATCACTGTGTTTACGGAAGATACCCCTCTTTCTCTTATCTCACAGGTGGCTCCTCATATCCACAGTAAGGGCGGAGATTATAATATAGAAGCCTTGCCCGAGACCCCCCTAGTCCGTAGCCTAGGAGGAGAGGTCCAAATCCTTCCTTTTGTAGAGGGATTCTCCAGCACAGAGCTCATCCGCAGGATCCGAGAAAACAAGTAAAACCCTCCCAAAACCGCAGAATTCCATTGCGACATAGCGAAATTCCGAGTTGGATTTTCAGAGACTGAAGAAAACTCTGTTCAGCAGGTAGGAGAGCGGTTTGTCCAAGACTAAATTTATTTTCGTGACCGGGGGAGTTTGTTCCTCCTTGGGTAAGGGCGTTTCTGCGGCGGCGTTGGGATGTCTTCTGGAAAGCAGGGGATATACGGTTTCCCTCCAAAAAATGGACCCTTATATCAATATTGATCCGGGAACCATGAGCCCTTACCAACATGGTGAGGTGTATGTGACCGAGGATGGTGCGGAAACGGACCTGGATCTAGGCTATTACGAGAGATTCACCAAGTCCAAATTCACCCGTAAGAACTCCGTATCGACAGGACAAATTTATAATACGGTTATCCAAAGAGAAAGAAAGGGAGATTATTTGGGAAGGACCGTACAAGTGGTTCCCCATATCACCAATGAGATCCGAAACAGGATCTATACTCTTGCTAGAGAAAATGCCACAGACTTCGTGATCGTTGAGATCGGTGGAACCGTAGGTGACATTGAATCCATTCCTTTCTTAGAAGCGATCCGTCAGATGAGATACGAGCATGGCTCGACTCATGTCCTATTCATTCACGTTACCCTAGTTCCTACCATTACGGTTGCAGGAGAAGCTAAGACAAAACCTACCCAGCACTCCGTAAAAGAACTCTTAGCTCTTGGGATCCAGCCGGATATATTGATCTGTCGCGTAAACCAACCCATGCCTAAGGAGATGAAGAGTAAGATCTCCTCCTTCTGTAACGTGAAGGAAGAAAATGTGATCTCCGCTTCCGATATCAGTACTTCTATTTATGAAATCCCTAAGATGTACAAGGAAGAGAAGTTGGATCAGGTGGTCCTGAAAACTCTCGGAATGGAACTTGGAAAATCCAATTTCACTGAATGGGAAAAGATCATCAAGAGCCTGGAGTCTGCGAAACATACCGTAAAGGTTGCGGTCGTAGGAAAGTATATCTCTCTACATGACGCGTATCGTTCCGTTTACGAAAGCCTTTCTCATGGAGGGATCGCAAACGAAGCCAATGTGGAATTCATCAAAGTAGATCCTGAAAAACTGGATAAGACGAATGTGAAAGATGTTTTAAAATTCGCAGACGGGATCCTGGTCCCAGGCGGATTCGGAGACAGAGGGATCGAAGGAAAGATCGCGGCCATCCAGTATGCAAGAACTAAGGGAGTCCCATTCTTCGGGATCTGTTTAGGAATGCAATGTGCAGTGATCGAATATGCAAGGAATGTAGTAGGGCTGAAGGAAGCCAACTCCACTGAGTTCCGTCCGGATTCTCCGGACCCAGTCATTTCTCTTATTGAAGAGCAGATGGAGATCGATCAGATGGGTGGGACTATGCGCTTGGGTTCTTATCCTTGCAAGATCAAGAAGAACACATTAGCATTTGCCGAATACAAACAAGAGTTGATCTACGAGAGACATAGACATAGATTCGAGTTCACGAACAGATACAAGGCAAGATTCGAAGAGAAAGGACTCGTATTCTCAGGTATTTCTCCGGATGAAAACCTGATTGAAATCGTGGAAATTCCGGAACATCCTTGGTTCATAGGAGTGCAATTCCATCCGGAGTTTACAGGGAAACCTACAAAACCGCATCCTCTATTCGCCGGATTCATCCGTGCGGCCGTCAAATTTTCAAGGAAGGCATAATGAGCGATAAAACCGCCCAAGAAAGGGACTTTTTAAACGGAACTAAGATCGGAGGAAGCAATCCTTTCTTCCTGATCGCAGGTCCCTGTGTGATGGAAAACAGAGATCTTCTAGAGAAAGTTTGTGCGGAGATGCAAGAGATCTGTTCCGAATTAAAGATCCCTTATGTATTCAAAAGTAGTTTCGATAAGGCGAATCGCTCTTCCGTTCATTCTTACAGAGGTCCTGGACTCACAGAAGGGATCAAGAACCTAGAATTCATTAAGAAGAAGTTCAATGTCCCTGTTCTCACCGATATTCATGAAACATCTCAAATTACTCCCTTGCAGGACGTTCTGGATATCTATCAGATCCCTGCCTTCTTATCCAGACAAACGGATCTGATCTCAGAGTCGGCCAAAACAGGCAAGTGGGTGAATGTTAAGAAGGGACAATTCTTAGCTCCTCAAGATTGCAGACATATCAAGAGCAAGATACAGGAATCCGGCTCCGAGAAATACATTGTGACCGAAAGAGGTAGCAGCTTCGGATATGGAAACCTAGTATTTGATGGAAGAACGGTACCTATATTACATAGTTATGATATTCCTGTGATCTTCGATGCGACTCATTCCGCTCAACTTCCCGGCGCTGCTGGAAATATTACCGGCGGACAAAGAGAATTTATTCCGAGTATGGTACGAAGCGCAGTCGCCCTGGGAATAGAGGGTATCTTTATGGAAGTGCATCCGGATCCTGCTAAGGCTCTATCAGACGCTACCACTCAGTATCCGTTATCCGAAGTGAAATCTTTATTGAAGGAATTGATCGGTTTAGATCGGTACGTGAAGCAGGAAATCCTAAACCGCAATAACTAGAAACTTGTTTTCC
Proteins encoded:
- a CDS encoding peptide MFS transporter, which codes for MEVQSQGSIKHPKGLFVLFFVEMWERFSFYGMRALLVLFLTKSWLMQDQEANRIYGVYNGFVYLTPILGGFLADRFLGYRRSIFIGATLMMFGHLSLALDQVSTFYLGLGLLILGNGFFKPCISTVVGRIYELEGKPDLKDSGFTIFYFGINTGAVLGTWACANLAEYKGWHYGFGVAALGMLIGLIIFGTFGRRVNAEAFSPTEIEKTASNDSEEDKTKNRERIYAILVFSAVTITFWASFEQMGSSLNLIIDRYVDRNIMGWEIPAANYQSLNPIFVMSLALVVSWIWKKFEEAGRHVSTITKFCFGLGILGTGYLILSFATSHNTEKFSSIWIILAILLHTIGELFVSPVGLSLVTKLAPNKIASMMMGIWFLATFFAHILAGELAGMMGGRESLSGFFLIFFLLPSAASFGLFLFRKKLETWMHGIK
- the rfaE2 gene encoding D-glycero-beta-D-manno-heptose 1-phosphate adenylyltransferase: MNSFSQCLEKIIPFSEAKQVSEKIRKEKKIVFTNGVFDLVHKGHLTYLAQARDLGDCLWVGLNSDSSVKRLKGPERPVNPEEDRALLLSCLSFVDFITVFTEDTPLSLISQVAPHIHSKGGDYNIEALPETPLVRSLGGEVQILPFVEGFSSTELIRRIRENK
- a CDS encoding CTP synthase, with translation MSKTKFIFVTGGVCSSLGKGVSAAALGCLLESRGYTVSLQKMDPYINIDPGTMSPYQHGEVYVTEDGAETDLDLGYYERFTKSKFTRKNSVSTGQIYNTVIQRERKGDYLGRTVQVVPHITNEIRNRIYTLARENATDFVIVEIGGTVGDIESIPFLEAIRQMRYEHGSTHVLFIHVTLVPTITVAGEAKTKPTQHSVKELLALGIQPDILICRVNQPMPKEMKSKISSFCNVKEENVISASDISTSIYEIPKMYKEEKLDQVVLKTLGMELGKSNFTEWEKIIKSLESAKHTVKVAVVGKYISLHDAYRSVYESLSHGGIANEANVEFIKVDPEKLDKTNVKDVLKFADGILVPGGFGDRGIEGKIAAIQYARTKGVPFFGICLGMQCAVIEYARNVVGLKEANSTEFRPDSPDPVISLIEEQMEIDQMGGTMRLGSYPCKIKKNTLAFAEYKQELIYERHRHRFEFTNRYKARFEEKGLVFSGISPDENLIEIVEIPEHPWFIGVQFHPEFTGKPTKPHPLFAGFIRAAVKFSRKA
- the rfaE1 gene encoding D-glycero-beta-D-manno-heptose-7-phosphate kinase, translating into MYYLDKNRYLDAASRLGKTKIIVIGDLILDEYLIGEVNRISPEAPVPVVWVRNEKTTLGGAGNVVKNFSRLGVRSFVLGRAGNDQTANVLEDLLLAENTQVDKNKIIRSERVPTILKTRVIAGHQQVCRIDREETHPLSKEEEKELIRVFAERIQESDAVVLSDYDKGTLTPNLIREIIDIAVKHKKIVTVDPQVSHFFQYDQATVMTPNHHEAGKALGIKLESDEQVENAAREIAEKLHSPSMMITRGEKGMSLYLSSEKKIFHIPTVAKEVFDVTGAGDTVISVYTAFLAAGLNELESSIVSNAAAGVVVGKLGAETVSPEELLEALEKRGSFRL
- a CDS encoding C40 family peptidase; translated protein: MRIWLLLLFLFAQVSLQADPFEELLKSDWNQSQTLLIKNSVFQRLGRRANEKDVLKITKNVIPWAILEGVTPEKTADLIVNLDYAVRQGLTFEEAEDAIPVMSKRDLSKEDFSYIGLYFKETKKAFIREEVRNRFVEAALEKNWDGLSILAGGRALIAGKLVDFPQNRLATKVLSSLPAKGRTVPFDKLEAGFKNSLDSKLEGGSYILLSNLKKLHAGEKASEPKNLGNARAIDSSLDEVGGIVIGERPKFEPLPDAPLVPNLPEPGESSDYDKPTKEGWETLSASSLRKVAGEWVGTPYKWANAAKTGTDCSGFTYRVLTDGRIGVPEKMVSRASSAQTKMGTGVTHEEMRAGDLIFFSASPNQSKVTHVGMVLSKEEFAHASSSRGVVIDKIAMKWWIDRFVLSRRVFKKVID
- a CDS encoding cob(I)yrinic acid a,c-diamide adenosyltransferase — encoded protein: MKIYTKKGDSGTTSLASGSRVSKSDKRVELYGTADELNSSLGVALSFLKEDSALRHGLENIQNLLFELGSELAGYKKKDNTSCILEEDILSLEKEIDLWEESLVPLKSFILPGGSAGSSFLHVSRTLARRLERDLVRYKDEGNEVFPEDLRFLNRLSDYLFVAARFANFESKIAEPQWKSRAKGQ
- a CDS encoding LON peptidase substrate-binding domain-containing protein, coding for MSRTTIPIFPLPEVILFPGTFLPLHIFEPRYRMMLDYCSESGEEMAIAPIKMEHFNPKDPHPEIETIFGWGTIVRKDPLPDGRSNILLEGKGIAKLESYETMDPFRIGIVEKIEPNSDYIEDQLFVETFDRILYLTKRILLSEGAKEDLILRMNDLWNHPFPVDFISSILNFNFQKKQEILAHPDQIAKAQLLANIVEEMNLGE
- the kdsA gene encoding 3-deoxy-8-phosphooctulonate synthase translates to MSDKTAQERDFLNGTKIGGSNPFFLIAGPCVMENRDLLEKVCAEMQEICSELKIPYVFKSSFDKANRSSVHSYRGPGLTEGIKNLEFIKKKFNVPVLTDIHETSQITPLQDVLDIYQIPAFLSRQTDLISESAKTGKWVNVKKGQFLAPQDCRHIKSKIQESGSEKYIVTERGSSFGYGNLVFDGRTVPILHSYDIPVIFDATHSAQLPGAAGNITGGQREFIPSMVRSAVALGIEGIFMEVHPDPAKALSDATTQYPLSEVKSLLKELIGLDRYVKQEILNRNN
- a CDS encoding flagellin, yielding MIINHNISALRTNNVLKTVNHELDKTTEKLSTGMRINRAGDDALGFSVSERMRTQIRGIAQAERNVMDGVSFIQVTEGNLEQVNNILQRLRELSIQTSNGIYSDDDRKLVQLEVDQLIEEVDRLGKTAEFNKIRPLSGSYSKDSKNPIQLHVGPNQNEKLEIFVDAMNAGALQLESNGKKQTLSTPASSNAMIGILDNAIQKVNKQRSDLGAYYNRLEITAEGLQANYINMVSAESRVRDADMAEHIVDFTKNQILTKSGVAMLAQANMRPEQVVKLLSERFG